The Populus nigra chromosome 4, ddPopNigr1.1, whole genome shotgun sequence genome contains the following window.
CAGGGCTTGTGGGGGTGGATTTTCTGGTGGCGGATTGTAGGCGGAGGGATTTTGTTAGGGTCTTAAGGTTTGCTAAGTTGAGCCATAAAGGTGCCGTGTTGGCGTGCAAGAATGCCTTTCAACAGTCTGTTTCTGGGTTTAAATGGCATGGGGTGCTAGAGAGAGGGACACGTGTTGTTAAAACTGCGTATTTGCCTGTTGGGCAAGGATTGGATATGGCTCATATAGGGAGTAATGGTGGGAATAAGCGTTCAAAAGGTGGTCCTAGCCGTTGGATTAAGCATATCGATCGAAAATCAGGTGAGGAACATGTATTTCGTGAATAAAATCTTTATGTAATTACGGGAAACACAAAGGTAGTGACGAGAGTATATAGAGTAAATGAGTATGTAtgtactaaaataaaatatagttgtaCTTAATTCAATTATAATGTCTTAGAGCTTTTTTGGATGGAAAATATGCCTCTCCTGACATCActcatttaatttcattcaaaaatttcttaatttttttccttgatgtcATGTTCATCATTGATAATGCTTGGAATCCAGAATGTTAAGAAACTTGTGTTTTTGAGTATTTGAATAAAGAATGATTATATGTTTATGTTAATCTTCAATTTTCTATAACTAAGGGTGCATAAGGTAGGTTACTATACAAAGATATGAGTTTTTgcaacttagttttttttggtgggattaatttagggtttttctataattaagtaaataactttttaataataAGAAGTTGtagcaaataaatattaaatttcaaaaataaaaatgtttatttttttgtttttagttcatGTATAACAAATGCTGACAATATATTGTAATAGTGAAGCTTGTGAACCTCTTGAGCCAtaagtttttctcttcttcacaTTCAAGCAGGGAGAGAGACCTTTacatcaatattaatgttgatgtcAGTGTCATCTTATatgatattaatgttgatgggaTTATCACGTGTCTATAGAAAGCGACCCTATATCTTTCTGCATATAATATTAATGTCAATAAGA
Protein-coding sequences here:
- the LOC133692930 gene encoding uncharacterized protein LOC133692930; the protein is MKLVWTPDTALKAYVCTVKTCEDFKESSVAELLSAMAAGWNAKLIVESWSKAGPIATSIGLAVAAKHTCGRHVCVVPDEGSRSEYVKAMHGAGMRETEVLVGEAEEVMAGLVGVDFLVADCRRRDFVRVLRFAKLSHKGAVLACKNAFQQSVSGFKWHGVLERGTRVVKTAYLPVGQGLDMAHIGSNGGNKRSKGGPSRWIKHIDRKSGEEHVFRE